Proteins found in one Methylobacterium sp. CB376 genomic segment:
- a CDS encoding methyl-accepting chemotaxis protein, whose amino-acid sequence MSMWFFGRDNAALIAALDRSQAVIAFAPDGTILDANALFLTAVGYGLDEIKGRHHRLFVDPAEQDGAAYRDFWASLARGEPHTAEVRRLGKGGREIWLQATYTPIPGRGGRPTKVVKVATDITERKRSDADCRGKIEAVERAWAMIEFDLSGRILTANPNFLRAVGYGLDEIAGRHHEIFVDPQERAAPAYAAFWQRLGRGEFHSGEFRRIGKGGREIWLQAIYNPVLDASGRPVKIVKYATDTTEAVRQRREREQALAAIEAKLSEIDETMAGVAAQVSGTAQAADATAATVGQAAAGTRAVAASIEGLTRHAGEARHAGDAAVRQTEEARGIVTGLLQAADRIGDAVSAIRAVAEQTNLLALNATIEAARAGEAGRGFSVVATEVKALAGQSSRAAEEIGSLIAAVQTSTGEAVRVIETISQAIHQMSALSGRVSQAVSEQADATRAVTSGVETVAGSVEQVRESARAIEAAAAAVGASMSEMAGFARRMV is encoded by the coding sequence ATGAGCATGTGGTTCTTCGGCCGTGACAATGCCGCGCTGATCGCGGCGCTCGACCGCTCGCAGGCGGTGATCGCCTTCGCGCCGGACGGGACGATCCTCGACGCCAATGCCCTGTTCCTCACGGCGGTCGGCTACGGGCTGGACGAGATCAAGGGCCGCCACCACCGGCTGTTCGTCGACCCGGCCGAGCAGGACGGGGCCGCCTACCGGGACTTCTGGGCGTCGCTCGCCCGCGGCGAGCCCCATACTGCCGAGGTGCGGCGGCTCGGCAAGGGCGGCCGCGAGATCTGGCTGCAGGCGACCTACACGCCCATCCCGGGCCGCGGCGGCCGCCCGACCAAGGTGGTGAAGGTCGCCACCGACATCACCGAGCGCAAGCGCAGCGACGCGGATTGCCGCGGCAAGATCGAGGCGGTCGAGCGCGCCTGGGCGATGATCGAGTTCGACCTGTCGGGCCGGATCCTGACCGCCAACCCGAATTTCCTGCGCGCGGTCGGCTACGGCCTCGACGAGATCGCCGGGCGCCATCACGAGATCTTCGTCGATCCCCAGGAGCGGGCGGCGCCGGCCTACGCGGCGTTCTGGCAGCGGCTCGGCCGCGGCGAGTTCCACTCCGGCGAGTTCCGCCGCATCGGCAAGGGCGGCCGCGAGATCTGGCTGCAGGCGATCTACAACCCGGTGCTCGACGCGAGCGGCCGGCCCGTCAAGATCGTCAAGTACGCGACCGACACCACCGAGGCGGTGCGGCAGCGCCGCGAGCGCGAGCAGGCGCTGGCGGCGATCGAGGCGAAGCTGTCGGAGATCGACGAGACCATGGCGGGGGTGGCGGCCCAGGTCTCTGGGACCGCGCAGGCGGCCGACGCGACCGCCGCCACTGTGGGGCAGGCGGCGGCGGGAACGCGGGCCGTCGCGGCCTCGATCGAGGGCCTGACGCGCCACGCCGGCGAGGCGCGCCACGCCGGCGACGCCGCCGTGCGCCAGACCGAGGAGGCGCGGGGCATCGTGACCGGCCTGCTTCAGGCGGCCGACCGGATCGGCGACGCGGTGAGCGCGATCCGCGCTGTGGCCGAGCAGACGAACCTGCTCGCGCTCAACGCCACGATCGAGGCGGCGCGGGCCGGCGAGGCGGGGCGGGGCTTCTCGGTGGTCGCCACCGAGGTGAAGGCGCTGGCCGGCCAGTCGTCGCGGGCGGCCGAGGAGATCGGCAGCCTGATCGCCGCGGTCCAGACCTCGACCGGCGAGGCCGTGCGGGTGATCGAGACCATCAGCCAGGCCATCCACCAGATGAGCGCGCTCTCCGGGCGCGTGTCGCAGGCGGTGTCCGAGCAGGCCGACGCCACGCGGGCGGTCACGAGCGGGGTGGAGACGGTGGCGGGGAGCGTGGAGCAGGTGCGCGAGAGCGCCCGGGCCATCGAGGCCGCGGCGGCCGCGGTGGGCGCCTCGATGAGCGAGATGGCCGGGTTCGCGCGCCGGATGGTCTGA
- a CDS encoding DUF2946 family protein: MTLGHLSRILKIFQRIGPALLCWLAVIVQIIAPGGATAAVVRATFDPFARLVICGPDHHSGASRDRPEAPPALHGDPCGLCQLVAAGGFAPPSVAPALPCPHPPGRVAARPRLAPLARRRRLDRIRARAPPAPV; the protein is encoded by the coding sequence ATGACCTTGGGTCATCTGAGTCGCATCCTGAAAATATTCCAGCGAATAGGTCCGGCTCTGCTGTGCTGGCTGGCGGTGATCGTTCAGATCATCGCCCCCGGGGGCGCCACCGCGGCGGTCGTCCGCGCGACGTTCGACCCGTTCGCGCGCCTCGTCATCTGCGGTCCGGATCACCATTCCGGCGCCTCGCGCGACCGGCCCGAGGCCCCCCCGGCACTCCACGGCGATCCCTGCGGCCTCTGCCAACTCGTGGCCGCGGGCGGATTCGCTCCGCCGTCGGTGGCGCCCGCCCTGCCCTGCCCCCATCCGCCCGGACGGGTCGCTGCACGCCCCCGCCTCGCCCCGCTGGCGCGGCGGCGGCGCCTCGACCGGATCCGGGCCCGCGCCCCACCCGCCCCCGTCTGA
- a CDS encoding TonB-dependent siderophore receptor — MTIDRILRSAALLTLAAAGAPALAAPRPTGTEAPARPAPADVLALPELIIAGWRDGATTEGSGSFTSDAVTVAGKAPVRRIDVPYSVSVVTRRQIEDQTLTTVDEALARATGVTRISNEPSQSQYLIRGYDPQAMSDGVPVLGGLSGYQQLDTVLYDRIEVLRGPAGLLLGQGEPAGVVNFVRKRPRETFGASLATSYGSWANKRVELDLTGPLGGESGVRWRGILAGTDRDSSFRDGHGTRGLGAGMISIDLTPRTTLSLSAVRQGDLSPSFSGLPADAATRRFLRVPRDTNPYPAWARNQWTTQEYAAELEHRFGEWVLRAAYVRRLQDFAFKDAYPVTGTDPAGNAKYARRWSIWSYDREGADLSVQGPVEAFGRRHEVLLGMNAMSWSQAGRRVNYPQVDGNIFDPNAGVAEPFGPFTRGSRNLQEQWGVYGQTRLRLLDPLTLVLGGRLSSYEARSRAAAPSRGTPWETDTSATARPSPYGALVYELTPGLNAYASYADIFLPQTDPKWPSGVIDPRVGTQYEVGLKGEALEGRLQASAALFRIDDVNRAFDDAAHPNYSVALGKARSEGVEVEVSGELLPGWQAVAGYTYARTELLRDDSRTGARLTNWLPKHSVKLWSQYDVQEGPLRGVFVGLGLVAASTTSDQGRVPVRFQPPYAVLDLQIGYAVNRTLKATLSVNNVLDTVYRTRIGGLNTYNTYGDPRNVMLTLRATF, encoded by the coding sequence ATGACAATCGATCGCATCCTGAGGAGCGCGGCGCTCCTCACCCTGGCGGCTGCGGGCGCACCGGCCCTTGCCGCGCCGCGCCCGACCGGGACCGAAGCCCCGGCGCGGCCGGCGCCCGCCGACGTCCTGGCGCTGCCGGAATTGATCATCGCCGGTTGGCGCGACGGCGCGACCACCGAGGGCAGCGGCTCCTTCACGAGCGATGCCGTCACCGTCGCCGGCAAGGCCCCGGTGCGCCGCATCGACGTTCCGTACTCGGTCTCGGTCGTCACCCGGCGCCAGATCGAGGACCAGACCTTGACCACGGTCGACGAGGCGCTGGCCCGCGCCACGGGCGTCACCCGGATCTCGAACGAGCCGTCCCAGAGCCAGTACCTCATCCGCGGCTACGACCCGCAGGCGATGTCCGACGGCGTTCCGGTGCTCGGCGGGCTGAGCGGCTACCAGCAACTCGACACGGTGCTGTACGACCGGATCGAGGTGCTGCGCGGGCCCGCCGGGCTGCTCCTGGGCCAGGGTGAGCCCGCCGGCGTCGTCAATTTCGTGAGGAAGCGTCCTCGGGAGACCTTCGGCGCCTCCCTGGCGACCAGCTACGGCTCCTGGGCCAACAAGCGCGTCGAACTCGACCTCACGGGGCCGCTCGGCGGGGAGAGCGGCGTGCGCTGGCGGGGGATCCTGGCCGGGACCGACCGCGACTCCTCCTTCCGGGACGGGCACGGCACGCGCGGGCTCGGCGCCGGCATGATCTCGATCGACCTGACGCCCCGGACCACCCTGTCGCTCTCGGCCGTCCGCCAGGGCGACCTCTCGCCGTCCTTCTCGGGCCTCCCGGCCGATGCCGCGACCCGGCGCTTCCTGCGCGTGCCCCGCGACACCAACCCCTACCCGGCCTGGGCCAGGAACCAGTGGACGACCCAGGAATACGCGGCCGAACTCGAGCACCGGTTCGGCGAATGGGTGCTCAGAGCCGCCTATGTCCGCCGCTTGCAGGACTTCGCGTTCAAGGACGCGTACCCGGTCACCGGCACCGATCCGGCCGGCAATGCCAAGTATGCGCGGCGCTGGAGCATCTGGAGCTACGACCGGGAGGGGGCCGACCTCTCCGTGCAGGGACCGGTCGAGGCGTTCGGGCGCCGGCACGAGGTGCTGCTCGGGATGAACGCCATGTCCTGGTCGCAGGCCGGCCGGCGCGTGAACTACCCCCAGGTGGACGGCAACATCTTCGACCCGAATGCCGGCGTGGCGGAGCCGTTCGGCCCGTTCACCCGCGGGAGCCGCAACCTGCAAGAGCAGTGGGGCGTCTACGGCCAGACGCGGCTGCGCCTTCTCGACCCGCTCACGCTCGTCCTCGGCGGGCGCCTCTCCTCCTACGAGGCCCGCTCCCGGGCCGCCGCCCCGAGCCGCGGCACCCCCTGGGAGACCGACACGTCGGCCACGGCGCGGCCCTCGCCCTACGGGGCGCTGGTCTACGAACTCACGCCCGGGCTCAACGCCTATGCGAGCTACGCGGACATCTTCCTTCCGCAGACGGATCCGAAATGGCCGAGCGGCGTCATCGATCCCCGGGTCGGCACGCAATACGAGGTCGGCCTGAAGGGTGAGGCCCTGGAGGGGCGCCTGCAGGCCTCCGCCGCGCTGTTCCGGATCGACGACGTCAACCGCGCCTTCGACGACGCGGCCCACCCGAACTACTCCGTCGCCCTCGGCAAGGCGCGGAGCGAGGGCGTCGAGGTCGAGGTCTCGGGCGAGCTTCTCCCGGGCTGGCAGGCCGTGGCCGGCTACACCTATGCCCGGACGGAGTTGTTGAGGGACGATTCCCGGACGGGCGCGCGCCTGACGAACTGGCTGCCCAAGCACAGCGTGAAGCTGTGGTCGCAATACGACGTCCAGGAAGGCCCGCTGCGGGGCGTCTTCGTCGGTCTCGGCCTCGTCGCCGCCTCGACCACCTCCGACCAGGGACGCGTTCCGGTCCGCTTCCAGCCGCCCTACGCGGTCCTCGACCTCCAGATCGGCTACGCGGTGAACCGGACCCTGAAAGCGACCCTGTCCGTCAACAACGTGCTCGACACGGTCTATCG